A genomic window from Camelina sativa cultivar DH55 chromosome 2, Cs, whole genome shotgun sequence includes:
- the LOC104737022 gene encoding 18.1 kDa class I heat shock protein-like — MSLIPSIFGGRRTNVFDPFSQDIWDPFEGLFTPSSALANAASARDVAAFTNAKVDWKETPEAHVFKADLPGLKKEEVKVEVEDKNVLQISGERSKENEEKNDTWHRVERASGKFMRRFRLPENAKMEEVKATMENGVLTVMVPKAPEKKPQVKSIDISG; from the coding sequence ATGTCTCTAATCCCAAGCATTTTCGGAGGACGTAGAACAAACGTCTTCGATCCCTTCTCGCAAGACATATGGGATCCATTCGAAGGACTCTTCACACCATCTTCTGCGTTAGCAAACGCTGCATCCGCTCGGGACGTGGCAGCGTTTACAAACGCTAAAGTTGACTGGAAGGAAACTCCGGAGGCACACGTGTTCAAAGCAGACTTGCCGGGACTGAAGAAGGAAGAGGTGAAGGTTGAGGTTGAAGACAAGAACGTTCTTCAGATCAGTGGAGAGAGGAGCAAGGAGAACGAAGAGAAGAACGACACTTGGCACCGTGTGGAGAGGGCTAGTGGGAAGTTTATGAGGAGGTTTAGATTGCCTGAGAATGCAAAGATGGAAGAAGTTAAGGCGACAATGGAGAACGGTGTGCTTACGGTTATGGTTCCGAAAGCTCCCGAGAAGAAGCCTCAAGTCAAGTCAATTGATATCTCCGGCTAA
- the LOC104756503 gene encoding uncharacterized protein LOC104756503, translating into MAMVPVNHVPNPPPGVDFDAEAEDRDEFHINKLATDFTEAEESIRHNVYPESDDEDEERVRSGGASRGTPIVRGDGSMYKAQSFYNGIAFKECVLDYALVSGCNLKQYRYDRDRIGFKCVGAKGKCMWKVYAACLHNESMWRITLYTNKHICVPNGECEMFKVPVIARLFLDKIREEPEYYMPLKMEQTIMEKWKISVTRGQCQAARRKALAWIELEYDTQFERLRDYGAEILEANKGSVVEVETVKNEAGQDVFKRFYVCFDALRRTWKQSCRPLIGVDGCFLKEKIKGQLLVALGRDADNAIYPMAWCVVQVENTDNWSWFVNRLKIDLELGDGDGYIMVSDRQKDLIKAVELELPKIEHRKCVRHIYGNLKKRHPDKKRLKKLLWDLAWCYNSKDYEEALERIHAYDSKVFDDVMKTKPKTWCRAFHKLGSYCEDMENNSLESFNSTINKAREKPFVAMLEAVRRLAMVRIAKRSALSHSHEGICTPYVKRFLADEHKAASLCFVHPSTNGAYEVYLGYDKHRVNLNERTCTCMKFQICGIFSRLSYSR; encoded by the exons ATGGCGATGGTCCCGGTAAATCATGTTCCTAATCCGCCTCCTGGAGTAGATTTCGACGCAGAAGCTGAGGATCGCGATGAGTTTCATATCAACAAGTTGGCGACAGATTTTACGGAAGCCGAGGAATCGATTCGTCATAACGTGTACCCAGAAAGCGACGATGAGGATGAGGAACGTGTTCGTAGTGGTGGTGCGAGTAGGGGGACTCCCATAGTTCGTGGTGATGGTTCAATGTACAAAGCGCAAAGCTTCTACAATGGAATCGCTTTTAAGGAGTGTGTTCTTGACTACGCACTTGTATCCGGTTGTAACTTGAAGCAATACAGGTACGATAGAGATAGAATCGGTTTTAAGTGTGTTGGTGCTAAGGGGAAATGTATGTGGAAAGTTTATGCGGCATGTTTGCACAATGAGTCGATGTGGAGGATTACATTGTACACGAACAAGCATATTTGTGTACCTAATGGAGAGTGTGAAATGTTTAAGGTGCCAGTGATAGCTAGGTTGTTTCtagataagataagagaagaaCCGGAATATTACATGCCTTTGAAGATGGAGCAGACTATAATGGAGAAGTGGAAGATATCAGTTACTAGAGGTCAATGTCAAGCTGCTAGGAGAAAGGCATTGGCATGGATAGAGCTTGAATATGACACTCAATTTGAGCGACTCAGAGACTATGGAGCGGAGATATTGGAAGCAAATAAAGGTTCTGTTGTAGAGGTAGAGACGGTGAAGAACGAGGCTGGACAGGATGTGTTTAAGCGGTTCTATGTATGCTTTGATGCTCTTAGGAGAACATGGAAACAATCTTGCAGACCACTAATAGGAGTTGATGGTTGTTTCTTGAAAGAAAAGATCAAGGGGCAGTTGCTGGTTGCTTTAGGAAGGGATGCTGACAATGCTATCTACCCAATGGCTTGGTGTGTTGTTCAAGTTGAGAACACGGATAATTGGTCATGGTTTGTTAATAGGCTGAAGATCGACTTGGAGTTAGGTGATGGGGATGGTTACATTATGGTGTCTGATCGACAAAAG gaTTTGATTAAAGCTGTTGAGTTAGAGTTACCAAAGATTGAGCATCGAAAATGTGTTAGGCACATTTATGGTAATCTAAAGAAGAGGCATCCGGATAAGAAGCGGCTGAAGAAACTCCTTTGGGATCTAGCTTGGTGCTACAATAGTAAAGACTATGAAGAGGCATTGGAGAGGATCCATGCATACGATAGTAaagtttttgatgatgttatGAAGACTAAACCAAAGACTTGGTGTAGGGCGTTCCACAAGCTTGGCAGCTACTGTGAGGATATGGAAAACAACTCTTTGGAGTCCTTCAATAGCACAATCAACAAGGCAAGAGAGAAGCCATTTGTGGCCATGTTGGAGGCTGTTCGAAGGCTTGCAATGGTTCGGATTGCTAAGCGGTCTGCACTTTCTCATTCGCACGAAG GGATATGCACTCCATATGTGAAACGCTTCTTGGCTGACGAGCATAAGGCAGCTTCTCTGTGCTTTGTACATCCCAGCACAAATGGAGCTTATGAAGTTTACCTGGGATATGACAAACACAGAGTCAATTTGAATGAAAGGACTTGTACCTGCATGAAGTTTCAGATATGTGGAATCTTCTCAAGGTTGTCTTACTCAAGATAA
- the LOC104737012 gene encoding probable NOT transcription complex subunit VIP2 codes for MSNLHSSLNGSASNLPDGSGRSFAASYSGQSGAPSPSFHHTGNLQGLHNIHGSYNVGNMQGTLTSRNSSMNSIPSPGVQQPNGSFSSGRFASNNLPVNLSQLSHGSSHGHAGIPNRGGLNVVGNPGFNSNANGVGGSIPGILSTSAGLSNRNSVPGMGISQLLGNSGPRITNSMGNMVGGGNLGRNISSGGLSIPGLSSRLNLAANSGSGINVQGQNRMLGGVLPQGSQVMSMLGNSYHTGGGPLSQNHVQSVNNMMLSDHSNDSSLFDINNDFPQLTSRPGSAGGTQGQLGSLRKQGLGVPLAQQNQEFSIQNEDFPALPGYKGGNSDYPMDLHQKEQLHDNAMSMMHSQNFSMGRSGGFNLGATYSSHRPQQQQPQHASSTGGLQGLGLRPLSSPNAVSSIGYDQLIQQYQQHQNQSQFPVQQMSSINQFRDSEMKSGQSEADPFCLLGLLDVLNRSNPELTSLALGIDLTTLGLDLNSTGNLYKTFASPWTNEPAKSEVEFTVPNCYYATPPPPLTRASFKRFSYELLFYTFYSMPKDEAQLFAADELYERGWFYHKELRLWFFRVGEPLVRQATHERGTYEYLDPNSFKTIRKEHFVVKYELMEKRPSLLQH; via the exons ATGTCAAACCTTCAT TCATCTCTCAATGGTTCTGCTTCGAATTTACCAGATGGGTCGGGCAGATCTTTTGCTGCTTCTTATTCTGGACAATCTGGTGCACCATCTCCCTCTTTTCATCATACCG gAAACCTTCAGGGACTTCATAATATTCATGGGAGCTATAATGTCGGGAACATGCAAGGTACACTTACATCAAGAAACTCAAGTATGAATAGTATACCATCTCCTGGGGTTCAACAACCTAACGGGAGTTTTTCCAGTGGACGATTTGCTTCAAACAATCTACCTGTTAATCTCTCCCAG TTGTCTCATGGTAGCTCACATGGGCATGCGGGAATCCCAAATAGAGGAGGTCTTAATGTTGTTGGCAACCCTGGATTCAATAGTAACGCAAATGGAGTTGGTGGTTCTATTCCTGGAATTCTCTCTACATCTGCAGGACTCAGTAATCGTAATAGTGTTCCAGGGATGGGAATATCCCAATTGTTGGGAAATTCAGGTCCTCGAATAACAAATTCAATGGGAAACATGGTTGGTGGAGGTAACTTGGGGAGGAATATTAGCTCTGGTGGGTTGTCTATTCCTGGTCTGTCTTCACGACTAAATTTGGCAGCAAATAGCGGATCAGGAATAAATGTTCAGGGACAGAACCGAATGCTGGGTGGAGTACTTCCTCAAG GATCTCAGGTCATGTCTATGCTGGGGAACTCCTATCATACTGGTGGTGGCCCACTTTCTCAGAACCATGTTCAGTCAGTTAACAATATGATGCTCAGTGATCACTCTAACGACAGCTCTCTTTTTGACATCAACAACGATTTTCCTCAGCTCACAAGTCGTCCTGGATCTGCTGGTGGCACTCAAGGACAACTAG GTTCATTAAGGAAACAAGGTTTAGGAGTCCCACTTGCCCAACAAAACCAAGAGTTCAGCATTCAAAATGAAGACTTTCCTGCCCTACCGGGATATAAAG GTGGTAATTCTGATTATCCTATGGATTTGCATCAGAAAGAACAACTCCATGACAATGCTATGTCAATGATGCACTCGCAAAACTTTTCT ATGGGTAGATCTGGTGGTTTCAACTTGGGGGCAACATATTCATCACATcgtccacaacaacaacaaccacaacatgCTTCATCC ACTGGTGGGCTACAGGGTCTTGGTCTTAGACCACTAAGCTCTCCCAATGCAGTTTCCAGTATTGGTTATGACCAGCTTATTCAGCAGTATCAGCAGCATCAGAATCAATCCCAGTTTCCTGTGCAACAGATGTCATCAATCAACCAATTTAGAGATTCTGAGATGAAATCGGGACAGTCAGAGGCAGATCCTTTTTGCTTGCTTGGCTTGTTAGATGTGCTAAACAGGAGCAACCCTGAATTGACCTCACTTGCTCTTGGCATAGACTTGACGACGCTAGGCTTAGATTTGAATTCAACGGGAAATCTCTACAAGACATTTGCGTCCCCTTGGACCAATGAACCGGCAAAGAGCGAGGTCGAGTTCACAGTACCAAATTGTTACTACGCCACACCACCTCCACCGTTGACT CGAGCAAGTTTCAAAAGGTTCTCCTATGAGTTATTGTTCTACACATTTTACAG TATGCCAAAAGATGAAGCACAGCTATTCGCAGCAGATGAACt TTATGAAAGAGGTTGGTTTTACCACAAGGAACTCAGATTATGGTTCTTCAGAGTTGGGGAACCTTTAGTCAGGCAAGCTACGCATGAAAGGGGAACATACGAGTACCTCGATCCAAATTCGTTCAAAACAATCCGAAAG GAACATTTTGTTGTCAAGTACGAGCTCATGGAAAAGAGACCAAGCTTGCTGCAGCATTGA